Proteins from a genomic interval of Rubinisphaera italica:
- the rbfA gene encoding 30S ribosome-binding factor RbfA gives MSTRRTAKASRAVREVLSSAILFELNDPRIKNVTVLSVDVAQDMRSAKVYVSVLGDKKTQTRCIHGLESARGFLQKKVADRIDTRYTPILNFVLDDGVKKSIEASRILEELARERGELEGNEEVEDEFHEPDESTEDLSDLDDSELTN, from the coding sequence ATGTCAACACGACGAACAGCTAAAGCCTCTCGAGCTGTGCGCGAGGTCCTCAGCTCCGCAATTCTGTTCGAATTGAACGATCCCCGCATCAAGAATGTGACAGTCCTGAGCGTCGATGTCGCACAGGATATGAGATCTGCCAAAGTCTATGTGAGTGTGCTGGGCGATAAAAAAACCCAAACCCGCTGCATTCATGGACTGGAATCTGCTCGTGGTTTTTTGCAGAAGAAAGTTGCCGATCGAATCGACACACGCTACACCCCCATCTTAAACTTTGTCCTTGATGATGGTGTGAAAAAGAGTATCGAAGCTTCTCGCATTCTTGAGGAATTGGCTCGAGAACGGGGAGAACTTGAGGGCAACGAAGAAGTTGAAGATGAATTCCATGAACCCGATGAATCTACTGAAGATCTATCTGATTTGGATGACTCCGAGCTAACAAATTAA
- the infB gene encoding translation initiation factor IF-2, protein MKIRIFALAKELDYDSKELINHCNDAGIPVKSSALASISPDERDRLLEYLDSLKASNTPASQQAPDSTPSAPEFDPDKTIGKVRTIRKMTPRATPDPRVEQRQDAPASKPVREETIAETQTPSPEDVEEVDEPEVKQEPVETLTSDVETVAVDDAVDDDEIPAETEPEEPVIAESGEENLEVENSDQYIPPIGNMGSRIRDMKPRASIPDAAPRKAKPKQKPKPSLPNLAIPPKFKAEAPVKKKDEAPAQKPDVKLTAEILDGQSPLAAHIRKHDERDRNRKSADTEADRPSRRGRLSGLSEQREERRQQRKRTQSPSDYDRDDRGNRRRNRQRRSKNIEYKSQAIVEQPITVRSLSEAMGRPAKDLMTILFKQGKMAKINDALDDDLATELAIELGVDLEIKRPVNLEDALTERLEVELHKDNIELIPRAPIVTILGHVDHGKTTLVDTLRSSNVVGGEAGGITQHIAAYQVEKNGNKITFVDTPGHAAFGEMRSRGANVTDMIILVVAANDGVKPQTVECISHAKAAGVPMIVALNKIDLPDINEQKVLQELASHNVLVSEWGGDIELVRTSGLNNIGIDDLLETILLTAELQEFKAAKNVKPYGVCLEAFRDEGRGPIAWMIVQQGTLHVGDIVVCGNAYGRIRAMFNEHDMELTEAPPSTPVKVAGLDIVPNAGSHFFVMSDVEEARSVAEERIHQGRTENLANRGGPKTLEQILGGTGPKDLPVILKADSPGSIEALRGEIEKFDHPEVRVEVLHTGIGGVNESDVSLAAASGAIIVAFHVIAEERAELLAQNEGVNIRRYRIIYEVTEDIKRALEGLLAPEAFEVTTGRAIVLQTFSISRMGTIAGCRILNGTISRNDRVHVIRDQTIINNYAINSLKREKEDAKTVREGMECGIRLEGFNDIKEGDLLEAYRIDEKQRTLDD, encoded by the coding sequence TTGAAGATACGGATTTTCGCTTTAGCGAAAGAGCTCGACTACGATAGTAAAGAGCTTATCAATCACTGCAACGACGCTGGAATTCCAGTGAAAAGTTCTGCGTTGGCGAGCATTTCTCCCGACGAACGGGATCGTCTTCTGGAATATCTTGATTCACTCAAGGCCAGCAATACTCCTGCGAGTCAGCAAGCCCCCGATTCGACACCTTCTGCGCCTGAGTTCGATCCTGACAAGACGATCGGAAAAGTCCGGACCATTCGAAAAATGACGCCACGTGCGACTCCCGACCCGCGCGTCGAACAACGTCAGGATGCTCCCGCTTCTAAACCTGTTCGCGAAGAAACAATTGCAGAAACTCAAACGCCATCCCCTGAAGACGTCGAAGAGGTTGATGAACCCGAGGTCAAACAGGAGCCGGTTGAGACCTTAACGTCGGACGTCGAAACCGTCGCTGTTGACGATGCTGTTGACGATGACGAGATTCCTGCTGAGACAGAACCTGAAGAACCGGTTATAGCCGAGTCAGGTGAAGAGAATCTGGAAGTAGAAAACTCCGATCAATATATTCCTCCGATTGGAAATATGGGATCACGGATTCGCGACATGAAGCCCCGGGCCAGCATTCCCGATGCGGCTCCTCGAAAAGCGAAGCCTAAGCAAAAGCCGAAACCTTCGCTTCCAAACCTGGCCATACCTCCCAAATTTAAAGCAGAAGCCCCCGTCAAGAAAAAAGACGAAGCTCCTGCTCAAAAGCCCGATGTTAAGTTGACGGCTGAAATCCTGGATGGTCAAAGCCCGCTGGCTGCTCATATCCGCAAGCACGATGAGCGGGATCGAAATCGAAAATCTGCCGATACTGAAGCGGATCGCCCTTCACGCCGAGGCCGATTGAGCGGTTTATCGGAACAGCGGGAGGAACGTCGTCAGCAACGAAAGCGGACGCAGTCTCCATCGGATTACGATCGGGATGATCGCGGTAATCGACGTCGAAATCGTCAACGACGATCCAAAAATATTGAATATAAATCTCAGGCTATTGTTGAGCAGCCGATTACTGTTAGAAGTCTTTCTGAGGCGATGGGACGACCAGCCAAAGACTTAATGACGATCCTGTTCAAGCAGGGCAAAATGGCCAAAATCAACGATGCCCTCGATGACGATCTGGCAACGGAATTGGCCATCGAACTGGGAGTTGACCTGGAAATTAAGCGTCCAGTCAATCTAGAAGATGCACTGACTGAACGACTTGAGGTGGAACTGCATAAGGATAATATCGAACTGATTCCTCGCGCTCCAATTGTGACAATTCTTGGACATGTCGATCACGGGAAAACAACACTGGTCGATACATTGCGGTCTTCGAATGTCGTCGGCGGAGAAGCAGGCGGAATTACGCAACACATCGCGGCTTATCAAGTTGAAAAGAACGGAAATAAAATCACATTCGTCGATACGCCTGGTCACGCTGCCTTCGGGGAAATGCGTAGCCGGGGTGCGAATGTGACTGATATGATCATTCTGGTGGTTGCAGCCAACGATGGTGTGAAACCGCAAACGGTCGAGTGTATCAGCCACGCCAAAGCGGCTGGTGTACCGATGATTGTTGCTCTGAACAAAATCGATTTACCCGATATTAACGAACAAAAAGTTCTCCAGGAACTGGCCTCTCACAACGTCCTCGTTTCCGAATGGGGCGGCGATATCGAACTGGTGAGAACATCGGGATTGAACAACATTGGTATCGATGATCTGCTCGAAACGATTTTGCTGACCGCAGAACTGCAGGAATTCAAAGCAGCCAAGAATGTCAAACCATATGGCGTCTGCCTGGAAGCGTTCCGCGATGAAGGGCGTGGCCCGATTGCATGGATGATTGTCCAGCAGGGAACGCTTCATGTTGGAGATATTGTCGTCTGCGGGAATGCATACGGACGTATCCGGGCCATGTTCAATGAACATGATATGGAATTGACTGAAGCCCCTCCTTCAACACCTGTTAAGGTTGCCGGGTTGGACATTGTGCCAAATGCCGGCAGTCACTTCTTTGTGATGTCTGATGTTGAAGAAGCTCGTTCGGTTGCTGAAGAGCGTATTCATCAGGGACGCACAGAAAATCTGGCCAACCGTGGTGGCCCCAAAACACTCGAACAGATTTTGGGAGGCACAGGCCCGAAAGATCTGCCTGTCATCCTCAAGGCCGACTCTCCGGGTTCAATCGAAGCTTTGCGTGGTGAAATCGAGAAGTTCGATCATCCCGAAGTTCGTGTTGAAGTTCTGCATACAGGCATCGGTGGAGTCAACGAGAGCGATGTTTCGCTGGCTGCAGCCTCAGGAGCAATTATCGTTGCCTTCCATGTGATTGCCGAGGAGCGCGCAGAGTTGCTCGCCCAGAATGAGGGTGTCAACATTCGCCGCTACAGAATCATCTATGAAGTGACTGAGGATATTAAACGGGCACTGGAAGGCTTACTTGCACCTGAAGCCTTTGAAGTGACAACAGGCCGCGCCATCGTACTGCAGACCTTCAGTATTTCACGTATGGGAACGATTGCAGGGTGCCGAATTCTGAACGGGACAATCAGCCGTAACGATCGCGTGCATGTGATTCGGGATCAAACCATCATCAACAACTATGCCATCAATTCCCTGAAACGGGAAAAAGAAGATGCGAAGACTGTACGTGAGGGGATGGAATGCGGTATTCGACTGGAAGGATTTAACGACATCAAAGAAGGCGATTTGCTTGAGGCTTACCGAATTGATGAGAAACAGCGAACTCTCGATGATTAA